ATGTGACTGAGCAACAAACAAATTATGGTACCTGACAgtaatggaacattactgtgctgtaggaaatgatgaatatgacgAATACAGAaatactttgaaagacttagatgaactgatgcaaagtgaagtaagcaaaagcaagaaaacagttattaaaataatataaatggggaaaaaacaaccaaaaatataaaagaaactaaTATTACAAAAAATTAGTATGACCCAGAGAAGATATTGAAGAAGATACTTCCCCCTACCGCTTTGCAGAAGTGAGAGGTTTATGGGTATGaacactgtatatattttatgacttttttaCATATTACTAATTttgctgcttttttcttttctttctgtttttcttttaaacagtTCTTTCTTATATGGGCTAGCTCTCTGGCAAGCACGCAagtgaaagaaaatgggaaattttagattatgtagaaataaaatatatcaataaaaattgatttgcaaaaaaaatcttcctacaATAGAATGAAGGATAAATTAAAATTGAAAGAGACTTGAAACAGGCAGACTAGTTAAAAGTCTACTGCAGTATTCCAAGTAAGAGGTATTGGGGGCTTGAATTAGGGCTATGTCTGTATGAATGGAAAGAATAGGGCATAGACAAGAGATACAGAGGTAGAAAGTAAACAGCATTTGGTAACACACTGGATATGAGGAGTGTGTGAATGGATGACATTGAGGTTGCTAGTCTATGTAATGAGGTGGTGGTACTCgcaacagtaataggaaaagaaaatgagttttgaTTTGGGCATGTTAAGTTTCAggcatcaatgaaacatttagtTTGAGATGACCAAAAGGCAATTGGTGATATGTGACTGGCTCAGGAGAGAAGCTACAGCTGGATGTATATACCTGGGGATTAcctgcatagaaatgatcattagGTCCAGGATGGGATTCtaagagccaggaagacctgggtttaagtcctgccaCTGACATATTTATTGTGTGGTCATgggtaaatcccttaacctcttagttttcttggcaactctctaagattttaagttttgtttttggtgGTGAGTCACTTCAGTCACATCTTAATCTTTGTGACACCACTTGGGACTTTCGTGGCAAGAATACAAGAGTGctgtgccatttcctttgccagttcattttaaagatgaggaactgaggcagacaggcttaaatgacttacccaggatcacacagcttgatTAACtaattgattggttgttgtcctttgtttttgaagaggaccaaaatgacatcactatgttgggattAAAGTACCATTTGTCCAGTTGTGACTGATCAGACTTATATGAGCTAGAAATGCTCTCCAACAAGTGGTCAGACACaaacatttggagtagagataTCTCTAACTGaatatctcatatttcttttgagctactgaaatctgctttgctcatagagcacagtgccttctttgatgcaggcacatTGTGCTGGGTGGTCCTATGCCAATGTCTTCCATATCTCATAactaattccaaagttcttcagagatacCTTGAGTGTCTTTGTGTCActccttctgacctccatgtgagcacttaccttgtgtgagttctttataaaataatctttaaggCAAACATACTTTTGACATTTGAACAACCTGGCCAGCACAtcaaagttgcactctctgcagctGAGTTTGAACACCTGGCAGTTCAtattgagaaaggacctcagtgtccagtaccctATCTTGCCAGGTAATCTTTAGAATCTTCTAAGTTCACATGggagtgattcagtttcctgtcatggtaCTGGCATACTGTCcgagtttcacaggcatataacaatgaagtcagcacaatggctctgtggaCCTGTAGTTTGATAAGTatcctaatacctcttctctcccacacattCTTTTGGAGCCTCTCAAATAATGAACTAGTtctggcaatacatgcatcaacctgatcatttatgtatgtattctaGAAAGAATACCACCAAGATGACTGAAgtcatccacagcattcaaaatttctccatttgctataactgaaGGTTCCATATATGGATAATGTTGTGATGGTTAGTAGCAggcctctgttttcttttatcaGGCAATAATTAGCACAAGAGGCACAGCATTTATCCATACTCtattgcatctcagcctcagaggctgcactggGTGCACAGTCTTCTGCGAACAAAAAATCGTGCACCAATTCTCCCTCCACTTGAATCTTGGCTTTGAGCCTTtttagttaaataatttgccatcaCTGccatagctgaccttgatgctgttttcatcctcattgaaggtgtcAGACAACATCACAGAAAATATCATgttaaaaaacatgggagcaagcacacagccctgcttcactccattggtgatggCGAAAGCTCCAAAGCATTGTCCATTACCCAAAACCTGGGCAAacgtgccatcatgaaactgTCATAGATTACTgaagaacttctctgggcaactgAATTTTGCCagaattttccacaagccctcataactgacagtatcaaaagcCTTCATTAGACTGACAAACTTTATATACGGACCTCTGGCATTTCTTTGGAAGTTGCTGagtagcaaacaccatattgactattcctcagccctttctgaagccacactagctctgtggtagatgaccatcttccagatgaaggatcattctattaaggaggactctgacaagaatcttgccagcaatgagtAAGAAAAGCACTCCTCTGTGactgtgtcacatagctagtaaatgtctgaggccagatttcagctcatgaagatgagtctttctgactccaactctaaCTTGGAGTGccctatccacttcaccacctggCTTCCCCATTATAAAGATAAATTATAAGGAGTTATTGATCTATGTCCCTGGAGGAAGTTTCCACAGTGGAGTTCCCCACATAAATAAAAGCACAATAATGGAATCTACATACTGTTGGGAAATTCAAGTAAGATTTCCTTGGTGACTAAATGATACTCTAGTGGTCAGAAAGAATTAACTGCCTTCCAAAGGCTCTCCTTACATGActtggagaaaagggaagaattacGCTCATTGTTTCTCTAAGACAGAAGGAAACTAGCTACCTGAAGGATGACTTCGTCAGGATGAGGGGACTGATTCAAAACAAAAGTAAGTATTTATAGGAAGTGACAAATAATAGTGAAAGTCTGACGGAAGTGAAGGGTGTTAGGAGTGAGCATGAAGTAAGCTAGAAGTTATAGAGGGGCCCTGGGTTTGAGTTTCGGACCTACCACTGGCTGTTtatgctaggcaagtcacctctctggtcccaagtttcctcatctgtaaagaagaaaTTGTTATCACTTCTACTATCTCCTTTATAGGACCATTATTTCTTTCAGAGCTCTATACATATGCAAATTATAAAGCCAAGAGAAGGTAAAGGAAAACCAGTCTAATCTTTGTTTTTTACCAATCCGTTGGAGGGTATCTTTTCCAAAGTCCAGGAATTTCTTTAACCAGGCGATGCATTCTGTTTCCAGCCAATTTTTCTGATAGCGTAACTCATTCTGGTTGGTCTCCCAGACTTGCTTGATGAGTCTAGCCACATTATCCATGGCAATCCAAGACAGAGAGTCTTTATTGAAAATGATGAAATCCTTTCCATCATATGCATACTGGAGAAATCCTGTGGCACTACCATCCTCTAGCAACTCACAGCCAATCATCCTCTGGTAGGTGTGAAATCCTGAAATCCACAAGTGTAGTCAAGACTGGTGGAACACGGCTATAGTCTGAAGGGCAAGACTCAAGGGTTTTCCTGACCTACTGCAAGGCTTACGGGACCTACAACTCCCACCAGTGAAAATGTTATAATTTATTCCTTTGggttaagggtttttttttgacAAGTAATCCCTGTTAAATCAAGTAACAAAAAGTTATATATCATTGCTTGAGATAAAAGCAActaacacacatatgtatatatatatatgtatatatatatatatatgtacatatatatatatgtatatatacatatgtgtgtgggggtgtgtatatatacatataaaacacacacacacacacacacacacacacatatatatatatatatatatatatatatatatatatatatatatatatatatatatatataatcatgtgAGCCCCCCATGACCTTGTGAGAGGCAGGCTGTCATATGCATAGAAGTTCAGCCATGAAggcaggacttgagttcaaatcctatcttggATGCTTTTGGGAGCTGTGTACCCCAAGGAGCTCTAAGATTATTAGGTATAGAAAAGTTGCAATAGTATAAGGAGTTTTTACGCCAGGCATCTCTCATGCCAGTGAaatacagaggcagctaggtggcacagtggatagagtactggccccagagtcagaaagacctgaattcaaatatagcctcatgtacttcttagctgtgtgaccctgggcaagtcacttaaccctgattatctcagaaaacaacaacaaaaatgtcacCCAAGGTTTTGCCCTCAACATCATTGCTCTTCCCCCTTGGTgatctcccacatcttcaactCTCACCTCTACACAGATGACTCTCAGTCCTCTATCTTcagttcttatttctttcccaaaCTTCAGACCCATACCTGTCTGCCCATGAGGTTGCTTCATCTGGCTTACCTGTtagcacctcaaattcaacatgtgtTTAAATAAGCTTATTTTTCTCCTCAAACATACCTCTCCTTCTGACTTCACTTTTTCTGTCCATGGTCCCTTCATTCAGTCAGTCTCCTATTTTTGAAATCTTGATATTAGGTTGAAGTCTTCTTCTTCCCCACCTTGTACATCTAACCTATAACTATATGTCCCCGTCAGTAACCCCTCCTGTTCTCTCTATGCCTTTATAATCCATAGCTGGAGAATGCTCTCCCAAAGCACAGGGATCATTTTTTGCTTTACTCACCTACAGTATGATTGTAGTGATTCTGCAGGGCCCTCAGTTCTACTTTAAATGCCTGCTGCCAACCCCTCAAAAGCTGAGTATACTTCTCCCAATGAGCAGATGCCAAGTTCTCCTCCATCCAGGAGGCCTGGGGCATCTTCTGTCTTCTGTTACTGTCATATGAAGTGATAGGATGATAATCTACATAGCCAACTGAAATAAATTCAGGGATCCCTTGCTTGGAATCAGAGACCCCCAGGCGAAAATATCGCAGAGAGTGAGTTcctgaagaagcaaaaaaaaaaaaaagaaaaaaaagagagatgttttcatttctatttttttaattagccaggcatttattttctttctctcccacctttccctctccactggaataaagaaaaagaaaaacaaatgcttgtaatatacatagtcaaataaaacaaagtcccatattgaccatatcaacaattGGTGTCATATTCTGAATATTTAATCTGTCatttctctgtcaggaagtgagtAGTGTTTATCACCTGTCCTGTGCAATCATGgttgatcactgtattgatcttgagttcttaagtctttcaaagttgtctccCTTTGCCCCACCATTATTGTATGTTGTTCTcttggatctgctcacttcattctgcatcaattcataaagTATTcttagatttctctgaaactttctctttcatcatttcttataacacagtagtaatTTATTACACTTAGGTGACataatttgtttaaatatttccTACTTGATGGgtacccccttagtttccaggtctttgccaccacaaaaaagacctgttaacaaacatttttgtacttataagaccttgaccttttcacctttcttttatctctttggcatAGAGGCCTAGTACTGTTATTACTCTGTCAAAGGGTAGGTATAGTTTAGTACCTTTTTGTCACAGTCCCAAATTACTTTCAATCAATCATAATtaggcacctattatgtgcctggcactgctAAGTTtgagggatacaaaaagagataaaaaccagtccctgacctgaaggaccttacaatctgtaccaatttctttttttttatattttttttctttatttttacttttcaacactcatttccacaagattttgagttccaaatcttctccctatctctctcctccccccaccccaagataccatgcattctgattaccccttcccccaatctgccctcccttcccttatcctcatctcctctattttcttgtagggcaagatagatttctataccccattacctgtatttcttatttccaagttgcaggtaaaaacaatttttaacattcttttttaaaactttgagttccaacttctctcccttcctctctccccatccaggcaagcaattcaatataggttatacatatgtagttatgcaaaagacttccataaaagtcatgttgtgaaagactaactatatttccctccatcttatcctgccccccatttattctattctctcttttgatcttgtccctccccaaaagtgtttacttctaattaccccctcctcccatttgccccccACACTCCATTTAtatccttctcccctactttcctgcagtgtaagatagattttcataccaaattgagtgtacatctttattccctccttaagccaaatgtgatga
The DNA window shown above is from Notamacropus eugenii isolate mMacEug1 chromosome 2, mMacEug1.pri_v2, whole genome shotgun sequence and carries:
- the LOC140529667 gene encoding major histocompatibility complex class I-related gene protein isoform X1, with product MIFLLYLLMTSATQGGDARTHSLRYFRLGVSDSKQGIPEFISVGYVDYHPITSYDSNRRQKMPQASWMEENLASAHWEKYTQLLRGWQQAFKVELRALQNHYNHTVGFHTYQRMIGCELLEDGSATGFLQYAYDGKDFIIFNKDSLSWIAMDNVARLIKQVWETNQNELRYQKNWLETECIAWLKKFLDFGKDTLQRIETPLLSGSHKKSSTGITTLICKAYGFYPPEITVTWIKNGEPITQEIEYGDILPSGDGTYQTWISIDIDPQSKDDYSCQVEHNDLLKVLHVPVESKTFSPFVEVVSGLTVIVLFLIGLGIFVYRRKRSGCKEVGYVSTPVN